CCCAACAAAAAATGCTTCATCTTCGAAAGTATTTTCAATCCGCTGCTCCCGTTTGCGCTGATTTGGGGCCTTTTCGATTTTTTCTTTATCGGGGCTGCGTTCACATCGGACAAAGCGAACGAGGCGAAATTTTTTATCGTTCCGTTTATGTTGCTCCACATGATGCCGGTCTGGATTTACTTGGCTGGTGCGCTGTTGTCATTTAGACGTTATCAGAATACAAGTTATGTTGTTACGGATAAGGCGATTTATGCCTCGGGAGGCGTGTTTAGCCGCACGTACAAGTCAAAACCGTTCACGGAGCTTTCACATGTGGATTTGCATCGAGGCATTTTTGACCAGTGGTTTGGCGTGGGCGATATCATCACGACCTCGGCTCA
The sequence above is a segment of the Fibrobacter succinogenes genome. Coding sequences within it:
- a CDS encoding PH domain-containing protein, which produces MDNELKLLIGDDEKIIYAGKPNKKCFIFESIFNPLLPFALIWGLFDFFFIGAAFTSDKANEAKFFIVPFMLLHMMPVWIYLAGALLSFRRYQNTSYVVTDKAIYASGGVFSRTYKSKPFTELSHVDLHRGIFDQWFGVGDIITTSAQANPATMNGRRTSTNAGISIDSIANYAEVYQIVKKLQQDIYTDVMYPNDLRPKGNHGYNTKYRG